Proteins from a single region of Chryseobacterium sp. T16E-39:
- a CDS encoding type III pantothenate kinase — translation MNSIVINVGNSNIRFGLFDDDNCDISWVINTKPYRTADELYVQMLMLYQTYKIDPKDIGKVIIGSVVPQLTKVVSSAIKKIHAVAPVIVDRSTPSGVQAKSKQMGTDIYANLVAAHVMYPDRKKIIIDFGTALTASCVTETGETLGVIIAPGIVTSLNSLISQTAQLPEIELKKPKSVLGLDTVTCMQSGMVYGFLGMVEGFIDRINEEVNDDCFVIATGGVSHVYKPLTTKIHITDRLHTLKGLYFLGKDK, via the coding sequence ATGAATTCTATCGTTATAAATGTAGGAAACAGTAATATCCGATTTGGTCTTTTTGATGATGATAATTGTGATATTTCATGGGTAATCAATACCAAACCTTACAGGACGGCTGATGAACTTTATGTTCAGATGCTGATGTTGTACCAAACGTATAAAATTGATCCAAAAGATATTGGTAAAGTAATTATTGGTTCCGTAGTTCCGCAGCTTACCAAAGTAGTAAGCTCTGCCATAAAAAAGATACATGCTGTAGCTCCTGTTATTGTTGATAGAAGTACCCCATCAGGAGTTCAGGCGAAGTCTAAACAGATGGGAACGGATATTTATGCTAATCTTGTAGCAGCACATGTAATGTATCCCGATCGGAAAAAAATTATTATAGATTTTGGAACAGCGCTTACTGCCAGCTGTGTAACAGAGACAGGTGAAACTCTGGGGGTAATTATTGCACCGGGGATTGTAACTTCACTAAATTCTCTGATCAGCCAAACCGCTCAGCTCCCTGAAATCGAATTGAAAAAACCAAAATCAGTTTTGGGTCTTGATACAGTAACATGCATGCAGAGTGGGATGGTATATGGGTTTTTAGGAATGGTGGAAGGATTTATAGACCGTATTAATGAGGAGGTGAATGATGACTGTTTTGTGATTGCAACAGGAGGTGTTTCTCATGTGTATAAACCTCTAACCACCAAAATACATATTACAGACAGGCTCCATACTTTGAAAGGACTGTATTTTTTAGGCAAAGATAAATAA
- a CDS encoding GNAT family N-acetyltransferase: MKKFPVIQTERLILSQLEENDIPDVVEYLQDQVFSELTTNIPYPYTEKDAEFWLRISQEAFENQSGYTFAIRDKEHQIIGAIGIHDRGDDKAELGYWLAVPFWNKGYVTEAASAVVEFGFKELGYNKIFATHFFHNPSSGRIMQKIGMEQEAVLKQHLKKDGKYFDIPMYSIFKKK; encoded by the coding sequence ATGAAAAAATTTCCGGTTATACAAACAGAAAGACTTATTCTTTCCCAACTGGAAGAGAATGATATTCCTGATGTGGTTGAGTATCTTCAGGATCAAGTTTTTTCTGAGCTCACGACTAATATTCCTTATCCTTACACCGAAAAAGATGCTGAATTTTGGCTGAGAATTTCACAGGAAGCTTTTGAGAATCAATCAGGATATACTTTTGCTATCCGTGATAAAGAACATCAGATTATTGGGGCTATCGGGATTCATGACAGAGGTGACGATAAAGCTGAATTAGGGTATTGGCTTGCTGTGCCCTTCTGGAATAAAGGCTATGTAACAGAAGCTGCTTCTGCTGTTGTGGAATTTGGATTTAAAGAATTAGGATATAACAAAATATTTGCGACTCACTTTTTTCATAACCCATCCTCAGGCAGGATCATGCAAAAAATCGGAATGGAGCAGGAGGCTGTATTAAAGCAGCATCTCAAGAAAGATGGGAAATACTTTGATATTCCGATGTACTCTATTTTTAAAAAAAAGTAA
- a CDS encoding nucleoside deaminase produces the protein MFTDEYFMKMAFQEAELALEKDEVPIGCVVVSNNRVIARAHNLTETLNDVTAHAEMQAITSAANFLGGKYLINCTLYVTLEPCVMCSGALSWSQISKVVIGARDEQRGFINKHLSLHPKTEIVTGVMENECSSIVKEFFRSKR, from the coding sequence ATGTTTACTGACGAATATTTCATGAAGATGGCTTTCCAGGAAGCCGAATTAGCCCTTGAAAAAGATGAGGTTCCCATAGGCTGCGTGGTGGTTTCCAACAACCGTGTTATAGCAAGAGCTCATAATCTCACAGAAACCCTAAATGATGTGACCGCCCACGCAGAAATGCAGGCTATTACTTCTGCCGCCAACTTTCTTGGTGGCAAATACCTGATCAATTGTACATTATATGTTACGTTGGAACCATGTGTAATGTGCTCCGGAGCTCTTTCATGGTCACAAATCTCAAAAGTAGTCATTGGAGCAAGGGATGAGCAAAGAGGATTTATCAATAAACACCTCAGCCTTCATCCAAAAACCGAAATAGTAACAGGAGTCATGGAAAATGAATGCTCATCGATTGTTAAGGAATTCTTTAGATCAAAAAGGTAA
- a CDS encoding helix-turn-helix transcriptional regulator, translated as MKKDFYLTRYALIIKKLESAPATYSQLEDYLLNSFEFQDADIKSYSIRTLQRDIREISDLFNLSIHNKKKGDNRYYIESRPTMEVDEYNQKLLESFQVSNALNLHPDFSGYIFFESRKPTGVDHFYDLFFAIRNKRVVSFEHYNYKNKLMTSRKVHPLALKESKDRWYLIAIDTNDKVLKSFGLDRINYLDVSKTKFREKYNYNFREHFKNAFGVMNLAEQKPQKISIKCTRHQGEYIKSFPLHQSQKETKETPEDIYFEFFLHPTYDFMQEILSYGKEVKVLEPKSLVDDIRNHLKESLNSYLED; from the coding sequence ATGAAAAAAGACTTTTACCTTACCCGATATGCTCTGATCATCAAAAAATTAGAAAGCGCTCCGGCTACCTATTCCCAGCTGGAGGACTATCTATTAAATTCTTTTGAATTTCAGGATGCGGATATTAAAAGTTATTCTATTCGTACACTGCAGAGAGATATTCGCGAGATTTCTGATCTTTTTAACCTTTCTATTCATAATAAAAAGAAAGGCGACAACCGTTATTATATCGAAAGCCGCCCGACAATGGAAGTGGATGAATACAATCAAAAACTTCTGGAATCTTTCCAGGTAAGTAATGCTTTAAACTTACATCCCGATTTTTCAGGTTACATTTTCTTCGAATCCCGAAAACCTACAGGAGTAGATCATTTCTACGACTTATTTTTTGCCATTCGGAATAAAAGAGTGGTTTCATTTGAACACTACAATTATAAAAACAAATTGATGACTTCGCGAAAAGTACATCCTTTGGCGTTAAAAGAATCTAAAGACCGCTGGTACCTAATTGCTATAGATACCAATGATAAAGTATTAAAATCTTTTGGATTGGACCGGATCAATTATCTGGATGTAAGCAAAACCAAGTTTCGGGAAAAATACAATTATAACTTCAGGGAGCACTTTAAGAATGCTTTCGGAGTCATGAATCTGGCAGAACAAAAGCCTCAGAAAATCTCTATAAAATGTACGAGACATCAGGGAGAATACATAAAGAGCTTCCCGCTTCACCAATCTCAAAAAGAAACAAAAGAAACTCCTGAAGATATATATTTTGAGTTTTTCCTCCACCCTACCTATGACTTTATGCAAGAAATCCTTTCTTATGGAAAAGAGGTAAAGGTATTAGAACCTAAGTCTTTAGTTGATGACATCCGCAATCATTTAAAGGAATCTTTAAACAGCTATCTGGAGGATTGA
- a CDS encoding DUF2589 domain-containing protein, with protein sequence MANLVQELNSLDFSVYIGGPMQAAIKAQHDASISQVNFIKEVGFNPANHATAPGELRYVDFKYKKSVPGENDTVTESTVTLQVPFLSMLTIPALRIDEMTIDFNAKLNSVETQAITSEFAGSASISGKVWKVKFNASASYKKTNSSTSTTEKTYTLGVHVKAVNDELPAGLSRIMDMLEDAIVAKAAPVS encoded by the coding sequence ATGGCAAATTTAGTACAAGAATTAAACAGTTTAGATTTCAGCGTATACATCGGTGGGCCTATGCAGGCAGCTATTAAAGCTCAACATGACGCTTCGATTTCACAAGTAAATTTCATCAAGGAAGTAGGCTTTAACCCAGCCAATCATGCTACAGCTCCAGGAGAGCTTAGATATGTAGATTTTAAATATAAAAAATCAGTTCCTGGCGAAAATGATACGGTTACAGAATCTACTGTTACATTACAGGTTCCTTTTCTTTCAATGCTTACTATTCCAGCCTTGAGAATTGACGAGATGACTATTGACTTTAATGCGAAATTAAATTCAGTAGAAACTCAGGCTATTACAAGTGAATTTGCTGGAAGTGCTTCTATAAGTGGAAAAGTTTGGAAAGTGAAGTTTAATGCTTCGGCTTCTTATAAGAAAACCAATTCAAGTACATCTACAACAGAAAAAACATATACTTTAGGGGTACATGTGAAAGCTGTAAATGATGAATTACCTGCTGGTCTTTCAAGAATTATGGATATGCTGGAAGATGCTATCGTAGCTAAAGCTGCTCCAGTCTCTTAA
- a CDS encoding patatin-like phospholipase family protein: protein MKKTTILSLDGGGIRGIITCIILRYIEEQLQYYDKPTAKLGDYFDLVAGSSTGGLIASIILCPDEHRKAKYSIQKGLELYAEKGGDIFQVSFWEKLVNPFGLLNEKISQEALEKNLNDFFGHLELKELIKPCLITSYDIENRRAKLFNSWEASLSTDNFYVKDVCRATSAAPTYFSPVQIKSMYGQLFSLIDGGMFANNPALCAYAEARKIPFAEVLKNHQKANHPMVNDMIMVSIGTGIESRSYSFKKLEKAGKIGWVTPIIDILMSANAETVDYQLCQMFQTLGLRNQKNYYRINPSLKNASPAMDNVRRSNIENLIQAGLSYIDDNRETLNQIVQKLIRNKI, encoded by the coding sequence ATGAAAAAGACAACCATTCTTTCTTTAGACGGCGGCGGAATACGAGGTATTATAACTTGTATTATTTTACGCTATATAGAAGAGCAGCTACAATATTATGATAAGCCCACAGCGAAGCTTGGAGATTATTTTGATTTGGTAGCAGGAAGCAGCACGGGAGGACTTATTGCATCTATAATCCTATGCCCGGATGAACACCGAAAAGCAAAATACTCTATCCAGAAAGGATTAGAATTATATGCTGAAAAAGGTGGCGATATATTTCAGGTGTCATTTTGGGAGAAATTGGTAAATCCTTTTGGACTGCTTAATGAAAAAATCTCCCAGGAAGCTCTTGAAAAAAACCTGAATGACTTTTTTGGACATCTTGAATTAAAAGAACTTATAAAACCCTGCCTTATTACCAGTTACGATATAGAAAACAGAAGAGCTAAACTTTTCAACTCCTGGGAAGCCAGCTTAAGTACCGATAATTTTTATGTAAAAGACGTTTGTCGGGCCACCTCAGCAGCACCTACTTATTTCAGTCCGGTTCAGATCAAATCGATGTATGGACAGCTATTCAGTCTTATTGATGGTGGAATGTTTGCGAATAATCCGGCACTGTGTGCTTATGCTGAAGCAAGAAAAATACCTTTCGCCGAAGTATTGAAAAATCACCAGAAAGCCAATCATCCAATGGTAAATGATATGATCATGGTATCCATAGGAACTGGAATTGAGTCAAGAAGTTATTCTTTTAAAAAATTAGAAAAAGCCGGAAAAATTGGGTGGGTAACCCCAATAATTGACATCCTGATGTCTGCCAACGCAGAAACTGTTGATTATCAGCTTTGCCAAATGTTTCAGACGTTAGGATTGAGAAACCAAAAGAATTATTACCGTATTAATCCGTCCCTTAAAAATGCATCTCCAGCTATGGATAATGTAAGAAGATCCAATATTGAAAATCTGATACAGGCTGGATTAAGTTATATTGACGATAACAGAGAAACACTTAACCAAATTGTGCAAAAACTCATCCGAAACAAAATATAA
- a CDS encoding M15 family metallopeptidase, translating into MDKVTLQRIEQLHPLVREEVKQIIKDCDEALTGRAKVRITQGLRSFEEQEKLYAIGRLTTGKKVTNAKAGQSIHNYGLAVDICLMIDGKVASWDTAKDWDNDGVADWYECVKIFAKYGWDWGGNWKTFKDLPHFEKKSLLTQKGLVKTSWRTLFKMARDKAGYIVI; encoded by the coding sequence ATGGATAAAGTAACTTTACAAAGAATAGAACAGCTTCACCCTTTGGTGAGAGAAGAAGTAAAACAAATTATTAAAGATTGTGATGAAGCGCTTACCGGAAGAGCCAAAGTTAGAATCACTCAAGGCTTACGATCATTTGAAGAGCAAGAGAAGTTATATGCCATTGGAAGGCTTACTACAGGAAAAAAAGTAACCAATGCAAAAGCTGGTCAAAGTATCCACAATTATGGATTAGCCGTTGATATCTGTTTAATGATAGATGGCAAAGTAGCAAGCTGGGATACCGCAAAAGATTGGGATAACGATGGTGTCGCTGATTGGTATGAATGTGTAAAGATTTTCGCTAAATATGGCTGGGATTGGGGCGGAAACTGGAAAACCTTTAAAGACCTTCCCCACTTCGAAAAAAAGAGCTTGCTTACCCAGAAAGGACTGGTTAAAACGAGCTGGAGAACGCTGTTTAAAATGGCTAGAGATAAGGCCGGATACATTGTAATTTAA